In Nicotiana tabacum cultivar K326 chromosome 17, ASM71507v2, whole genome shotgun sequence, one DNA window encodes the following:
- the LOC107781351 gene encoding uncharacterized protein LOC107781351: MARQVIVLALLFVAIAGLASAANSPSSSPSSSPSSSPSSSPSSSTSSSSSSTPSSSPSASTPSAAAAPKSSANAPTAATPKSSPTPASSPKASTPSSSVSPSSSSSSSSPSNSSSSDSDSVPTSNSPADDEPSSPPSPDSDSSSPPTPTTAAGPTADSSTPAEAPTPPSAANTLKVSYVFGIAAFAGLFF; the protein is encoded by the coding sequence atggcaCGTCAAGTTATTGTTTTGGCTCTCCTCTTTGTTGCCATTGCTGGATTAGCTTCGGCCGCTAATTCCCCTAGCAGCTCCCCTTCTTCATCCCCATCGTCATCGCCATCATCATCTCCATCATCATccacatcatcatcatcgtcatcaaccCCATCATCATCTCCTTCTGCCTCTACTCCGTCAGCTGCAGCTGCGCCAAAGAGCAGTGCTAATGCCCCCACTGCTGCCACCCCCAAATCATCCCCTACCCCTGCCTCTTCCCCTAAAGCAAGTACACCATCATCGTCAGtatcaccatcatcatcatcatcgtcatcatctcCATCTAATTCCTCCTCTTCTGATTCTGATTCTGTTCCAACTTCAAATTCCCCTGCTGATGATGAACCCTCATCTCCACCTTCCCCCGACAGCGACTCTTCTTCCCCACCCACCCCCACTACTGCTGCGGGTCCCACTGCTGACAGTTCAACTCCTGCTGAAGCACCCACTCCGCCTAGCGCCGCCAATACTTTAAAGGTCTCCTATGTTTTTGGGATTGCAGCTTTCGCTGGATTATTTTTCTAA